A genomic window from Brachionichthys hirsutus isolate HB-005 unplaced genomic scaffold, CSIRO-AGI_Bhir_v1 contig_723, whole genome shotgun sequence includes:
- the LOC137913601 gene encoding AP-4 complex accessory subunit RUSC2-like: MDSPPKLSGETLIVHHIPLVHCQVSGRRQGGCGASLKRSNPFSSPESLGLSRTTSLPERDVLQREALLYSSLIQPSGGSWSSHHGGRARKCGGGGGSTASDDSSFTSSNSEDQLIAAHTLPRAKARSVNPSRHNPFLLNTQDDEDEEDEDDGDNLSGYLEDSSFHLHSDTNSALDDGGASFHLHGLGFAPEPFLLHTSLGRSGQASLRGAASGLSDHLEDSQRRHDSNGSNMSMDCGEHDWGDDDEDEDHPMRCGRSSKAGSYSSSSSMRRCSCCVLSQNYPQHFPEAFPEPFSAWPQGCGSDSSCNSSDGVLVNFSAIYNKMNNGVPEKPPPSGHTNLNSSTDHSCASSVSDPPGSQRHSTGGAFYLDLHTSPTEPPLSQPSCLGSTFPQRLSTSSTCSCAMEHQGPLDLDANCNSYHPPHSGSSGDLASCLQSQARLVVATQNYYKLVTCDLSSQSSPSPAGSSVNSCSEEHSKGSPPAAGTQPGEYFLFRQMSDQEGVEEEDEDGESSRRDNSDEDEQDGGEEEEEEEEEDQEALSGAEAAPAVMEGQVYVNISPPVVGREATVGGSCLVGRPRSRSYDRNLDKSPTPRLGSLERMLSCPVRLSEGAAPALPPPPPLRVTSFAEIARSKRRNGNAAGSPLLKADPFSSTYSTHSHSSVDFSPIPEHNVDRRSTSPLPAARCYSQGSIERHPEAAREARSSTEGTSLCIPLFYCCSSDGHQAVVRYRKDQRPTSLPIQPFTFHHQFASKPPQPKPLLPLLTGYVAAMQVHTSPGSGSDSGCPVAEDSEDADEEVRYRGATAAPPPGSVRPSPLGSYSPGCLQRTPGSSSCSTCTHSPSCPLSSGLPPLHTPPTGKQERGSAHLPSTPPPPSLGAKRGAVPPTLPAVHGHACHLGAPSSLPALPSDAESPLGWGDSTHMEGSKGPGVRTHNAHHLSPQALKWKEYRRRNPLGMERVSRGHSGNLEPRKGGGARPLRRNVFDFPAVLSGHTLGQLNAVGQSAKLQQSYNDLQPDYFSLTEKPPEEFCLSPDASSSNSSCFSGQSHISVDLRPKRALVKAVNLAVDLIVAHFGTSRDPDVKGKLGNSWVSPNVGHLILKYLCPALREVLQDGLKAYVLDLIIGQRRCQPWSLVEASTQLGPSTRLLHSLFSKVSQFSELTSPSMRLNAFIFGLLNLKSLEFWFHHLYTHEDIVAAHYSPCGFLPLSQGACQPLFEELLLLLQPLSLLPFDLDLLFEPHLLQKGQEHRRRKEQLCAAGQSVDQSTCSTFQLMKGWSATVSEMVRESAEGKKEKVLLKREGTWPRREGAEGNSKLRKDGSAVELSGPVGRKTMMEVGFANLWKDRGVAGQRVTGVGQESQGEEEDRRKDSMDEGRQRQDRQAGWWYQLMQSSQVYIDQSTEGSKFVKTEKRRKSSVRHGQLPPTREGVVEGAESSQGGERHRSRKSSSSSSSSGGTAGSQGRPSWMGSPPESVVSQEKEIKPPKLTGAQAEAQEESPTRAQSLRWGRLFGSSLGSPIRVDRAEQRSKVPTPRPPSGWLAPDRSVFELVVQTIGAGSGRKAESPAMPTQTGAVAPARPVHSTEAKPSPCEVRALCHHIANEPGQLSFNKGDILQVQSKADPDWLLCSAGSTQGLVPIVYVTLKSMEESQDGAGHRQ, encoded by the exons ATGGACAGCCCTCCTAAGCTTTCAGGCGAGACCCTGATCGTGCATCATATACCCCTGGTGCATTGCCAGGTGTCGGGTCGGCGGCAGGGTGGATGCGGAGCCTCGCTGAAGAGGAGCAACCCATTTAGCTCGCCAGAAAGCCTGGGCTTGAGTCGCACGACGTCCCTTCCCGAAAGGGAtgtcctgcagagagaggcTCTGCTCTACAGCAGCCTGATCCAGCCCTCTGGGGGCTCCTGGTCCTCGCACCACGGCGGGAGAGCGAGAAAGTGCGGTGGGGGAGGGGGTAGCACAGCAAGTGATGATTCATCGTTCACCTCCAGCAATTCAGAGGACCAGCTGATCGCCGCTCACACGTTACCCAGAGCCAAAGCGAGAAGCGTGAATCCATCGCGCCATAATCCCTTCCTGCTGAATACCCAGGATGACGAGGacgaagaggacgaggacgatgGGGACAATCTCAGTGGTTACCTTGAAGATTCCTCCTTTCACCTGCACAGTGACACCAACTCCGCTCTCGACGATGGGGGGGCTTCCTTCCACTTGCACGGTCTCGGCTTTGCTCCTGAGCCCTTTCTCCTGCACACGTCTTTGGGACGAAGCGGTCAGGCGTCCCTCAGGGGCGCGGCCTCGGGGCTGTCAGACCATTTGGAGGATAGCCAGAGGCGTCACGACAGCAACGGCTCCAACATGTCTATGGATTGCGGCGAGCACGACTGGGGcgacgatgatgaagacgaagatCACCCGATGAGATGTGGCCGAAGCAGCAAGGCGGGTTCCTACTCCTCAAGCTCCTCCATGCGGCGCTGCTCCTGCTGTGTGCTCTCCCAGAACTACCCTCAGCATTTCCCGGAGGCTTTCCCGGAACCCTTCTCCGCGTGGCCGCAGGGCTGCGGCAGCGACTCGTCGTGCAACAGCTCGGACGGCGTGCTCGTAAACTTCAGCGCCATCTACAACAAGATGAATAACGGCGTCCCAGAAAAGCCGCCACCGTCTGGTCACACCAACCTCAACAGCTCCACTGACCACTCCTGTGCCTCATCTGTTTCTGACCCCCCAGGAAGCCAGCGCCACTCAACCGGCGGGGCGTTCTATTTGGACCTCCACACCTCCCCGACAGAACCGCCCCTATCGCAGCCGTCCTGCCTCGGCAGCACCTTCCCTCAGCGCttgtccacctcctccacatGCTCCTGTGCCATGGAGCACCAGGGGCCCCTCGACCTTGATGCCAACTGTAACTCCTACCACCCTCCACATTCCGGGTCGTCCGGGGATCTCGCTTCCTGTCTACAGAGTCAGGCGCGTCTGGTCGTTGCCACGCAGAACTATTACAAGCTGGTGACCTGCGACCTTTCCTCGCAGTCGTCCCCGAGTCCCGCAGGCTCTTCGGTGAACAGCTGCTCCGAGGAGCACAGCAAAGGCAGCCCACCCGCCGCCGGGACTCAGCCCGGCgagtacttcctgttcaggcaGATGTCCGATCAGGAGGgagtggaagaggaagacgaagatgGCGAGTCATCGAGA CGAGATAACAGTGACGAAGACGAGCAggatgggggggaggaggaggaggaggaggaggaggaggatcaggaGGCACTGAGTGGTGCTGAAGCTGCTCCCGCCGTGATGGAAGGCCAGGTCTACGTCAACATCTCGCCTCCTGTCGTTGGCCGGGAGGCTACTGTGGGAGGCTCATGTTTGGTAGGCCGGCCACGGTCTCGCAGCTACGACCGCAACCTCGACAAGTCTCCGACTCCTCGACTCGGATCTCTGGAGCGCATGTTGAGCTGTCCGGTCCGGCTCAGCGAGGGCGCCGCTCCAGCCctgcctccgccgccgccgctgcgcGTCACCTCCTTCGCCGAGATTGCGAGAAGCAAACGCAGAAACGGAAACGCAGCGGGGTCGCCACTGCTGAAAGCGGACCCTTTCTCGTCCACTTACTCCACCCACTCCCACTCCTCTGTGGACTTCTCGCCCATCCCAGAGCATAACGTTGACCGTCGCAGCACgtctcctctacctgctgccAGATGTTACAGCCAAGGCAGCATCGAGCGACACCCAGAGGCAGCGAGGGAGGCCAGGTCTTCCACCGAAGGTACATCTCTGTGTATTCCTTTATTTTACT GTTGTTCCTCAGACGGACACCAGGCGGTGGTTCGCTACAGGAAGGACCAGCGGCCCACCAGCCTCCCCATCCAGCCCTTCACCTTCCACCACCAGTTTGCCTCCAAACCCCCACAGCCCAAACCCCTTTTGCCGCTGCTCACGGGCTACGTGGCTGCGATGCAGGTCCACACCAGCCCTGGTTCCGGTTCTGACTCTGGATGTCCGGTGGCGGAGGACagtgaagatgcagatgaagaagTGCGGTACCGGGGAGCtacagcagccccccctcctggaTCAGTCCGACCTTCCCCTCTTGGAAGCTACTCCCCAGGTTGCCTCCAGAGGACGCCCGGTTCATCGAGCTGCTCGACCTGCACTCACAGCCCCTCCTGCCCCCTGTCATCAGGACTCCCCCCACTGCACACCCCACCTACAGGAAAGCAAGAAAGGGGTTCAGCACACTTACCATCTACCCCTCCACCTCCATCCCTCGGGGCAAAGAGAGGGGCAGTGCCACCGACGCTGCCGGCCGTGCACGGACACGCTTGTCATCTGGGAGCGCCGTCCAGTTTGCCAGCGCTTCCCAGTGATGCAGAAAGCCCACTGGGCTGGGGGGATTCCACACACATGGAGGGGTCCAAAGGGCCTGGGGTCAGGACTCACAATG CACACCACCTCTCTCCCCAGGCCCTCAAATGGAAGGAGTACCGTCGCCGGAACCCCCTGGGGATGGAGAGGGTCTCCAGGGGCCACAGCGGTAACCTGGAACCCCGGAAGGGCGGGGGAGCGCGACCTCTCCGGCGGAACGTGTTTGATTTCCCTGCAGTTCTCTCTGGCCACACTCTGGGACAGCTCAACG CAGTCGGCCAATCGGCGAAGCTGCAGCAGAGCTACAACGACCTTCAGCCGGACTACTTCTCCCTGACGGAGAAGCCCCCGGAGGAGTTCTGCCTCTCCCCTGACGCGTCATCTTCCAACTCCTCCTGCTTCTCGGGGCAATCCCACATCTCCGTGGACCTGAGACCAAAGAGAG CTTTGGTGAAAGCTGTGAACCTGGCGGTGGATCTGATTGTGGCACACTTTGGCACCAGCCGAGATCCAGATGTGAAG GGTAAACTGGGCAACAGCTGGGTGAGTCCCAATGTGGGCCACCTCATCCTGAAGTACCTGTGTCCGGCCCTGCGTGAGGTGCTGCAGGATGGGCTGAAGGCCTACGTCCTGGATCTGATCATCGGACAGCGGCGTTGTCAGCCCTGGAGCCTGGTGGAGGCCTCCACCCAGCTGG GCCCGTCCACACGTCTTCTCCACAGCCTGTTCTCAAAGGTGAGCCAGTTCTCTGAGCTCACGAGCCCCAGCATGAGACTCAACGCTTTCATCTTCGGTCTGCTCAA CCTAAAGTCTTTGGAGTTCTGGTTCCACCACCTCTACACACATGAAG ATATTGTGGCAGCACACTACAGCCCATGCGGCTTCCTGCCCTTGTCGCAAGGAGCGTGCCAGCCGCTCTttgaggagctgctcctcctgctgcagcctctgtcGCTCCTTCCCTTTGACCTAGACCTCCTGTTTGAGCCACACCTCCTCCAAAAGGGCCAGGAGCACCGCCGCCGGAAGGAGCAGCTGTGCGCTGCAGGCCAGAGTGTTGACCAATCAACTTGCTCCACCTTCCAGCTCATGAAAGGATGGAGCGCCACTGTGAGCGAAATGGTTAGAGAGAGTGCAgagggaaagaaggagaaggTGCTGCTGAAACGAGAGGGAACGTGGccgaggagagagggagcagaagGGAATTCAAAGTTGAGGAAAGATGGGTCAGCAGTTGAGTTATCGGGGCCTGTTGggaggaagacgatgatggAGGTGGGCTTTGCCAACCTCTGGAAGGACAGGGGGGTGGCTGGGCAGAGAGTGACAGGTGTAGGACAAGAGAgccaaggagaagaggaggacaggagaaaGGATTCGATGGATGAGGGGCGCCAGCGGCAGGACAGGCAGGCTGGCTGGTGGTACCAGCTCATGCAGTCTTCCCAGGTTTACATCGACCAATCCACAGAGGGGTCAAAGTTTGTCAAgacggagaagaggaggaagtcgTCAGTGAGACATGGCCAGCTACCCCCTACCAGAGAGGGGGTAGTGGAGGGGGCTGAGTCCAGCCAGGGAGGGGAAAGGCACAGGAgcaggaaaagcagcagcagcagcagctccagtggGGGAACGGCCGGATCCCAGGGAAGGCCTTCATGGATGGGGAGCCCGCCGGAATCTGTTGTCAGCCAGGAGAAAGAAATCAAACCTCCGAAGCTTACTGGAGCCCAAGCCGAGGCCCAAGAGGAAAGCCCCACCCGGGCACAGAGCCTGCGCTGGGGTAGGCTATTTGGATCGAGCCTTGGTTCTCCTATCAGAGTGGACAGGGCTGAACAGAGGAGCAAAGTTCCCACACCCAG ACCACCGTCAGGTTGGCTCGCCCCGGATCGGTCTGTCTTTGAGCTCGTCGTTCAGACTATTGGAGCCGGAAGTGGAAGGAAAGCAGAATCTCCAGCCATGCCCACCCAGACCGGAGCCGTAGCCCCCGCAAGGCCGGTCCACTCAACCGAAGCCAAACCGTCTCCATG TGAAGTGCGAGCATTATGCCACCACATAGCTAATGAGCCCGGCCAGCTGAGCTTCAACAAAGGTGACATCCTGCAGGTCCAGAGCAAGGCTGATCCGGACTGGCTCCTCTGCTCCGCGGGCTCCACGCAGGGCTTGGTTCCCATCGTCTACGTGACCCTCAAAAGCATGGAGGAGAGCCAGGATGGCGCTGGACACCGGCAGTGA